One Thermoanaerobacterales bacterium genomic region harbors:
- a CDS encoding HD domain-containing protein, with protein sequence MDAPAGSTGELLAALSTALDFTARGLSAHHRRVAYAALEVGKAAGLGTAETGRVYTAALIHDLGAPTFVEKMELHRFEVASPFEHCARGAALAAAIPGLEGVAEVILSHHDRWDGANPSGLAGEAVPVESRLIHLCDRLDVLIDAKHYILDQADVILARLKDGAKSLFDPLLYEALEDVAARESFWLDLVSWNLPELLREKAGPPVPERDGAASLAGIAGMFARVVDSKSPFTHRHSRLVARVAGELAARLGFGAAERERVYIAGLLHDLGKLSVPEAVLDKPGRLAAAEYRVIKRHTYYTYHILRRVPGLEEIAGWAAYHHERLDGRGYPFHLRGQELSTGARLMAVADLFAALVEDRPYRPGLPRMQVESIIRDQVRDGAVDGDIASVLLAGYESFAALDEVFRP encoded by the coding sequence TTGGACGCACCGGCCGGATCGACGGGCGAACTGCTGGCTGCGCTGAGCACGGCTCTGGATTTCACGGCCCGCGGCCTTTCGGCTCACCACCGGCGGGTGGCCTATGCCGCCCTGGAAGTGGGGAAGGCCGCCGGCCTGGGGACCGCCGAAACCGGGCGGGTCTACACCGCGGCACTGATTCACGACCTGGGGGCGCCCACTTTTGTCGAAAAGATGGAGCTGCACCGCTTCGAGGTCGCCAGCCCCTTCGAGCACTGCGCGCGGGGAGCCGCCCTGGCGGCGGCGATTCCCGGCCTGGAAGGAGTGGCGGAGGTCATCCTCAGCCATCACGACCGCTGGGACGGCGCCAACCCGAGCGGCCTGGCGGGGGAGGCCGTTCCCGTGGAGAGCCGGCTCATCCACCTCTGTGACCGCCTGGATGTCCTGATCGACGCGAAACACTACATCCTGGACCAGGCAGACGTCATCCTGGCGCGCCTGAAGGACGGCGCGAAATCGCTCTTCGACCCCCTGCTGTACGAGGCCCTCGAGGACGTGGCGGCGCGGGAGTCTTTCTGGCTCGACCTCGTCTCCTGGAACCTGCCCGAGCTCCTGCGGGAGAAAGCAGGTCCGCCGGTGCCGGAACGGGACGGGGCCGCGTCCCTGGCCGGCATCGCCGGGATGTTCGCCCGCGTCGTCGACAGCAAGAGCCCCTTCACCCACCGGCACTCCCGCCTGGTGGCCCGGGTGGCCGGGGAGCTGGCCGCGCGCCTGGGCTTCGGCGCCGCGGAGCGGGAACGGGTGTATATCGCCGGGCTCTTGCACGACCTGGGCAAGCTCTCCGTCCCCGAGGCCGTCCTCGACAAACCGGGCCGGCTGGCGGCCGCCGAGTACCGCGTGATCAAGCGCCATACCTATTACACCTACCATATCCTGCGGCGGGTTCCCGGCCTGGAAGAGATCGCCGGCTGGGCGGCCTACCACCACGAGCGCCTCGACGGGCGGGGCTACCCTTTCCACCTGCGGGGGCAGGAACTGTCGACCGGCGCCAGGCTGATGGCCGTCGCCGACCTCTTCGCCGCCCTGGTCGAGGACCGTCCCTATCGTCCGGGCCTGCCGCGGATGCAGGTGGAGAGCATCATCCGCGACCAGGTGCGCGACGGCGCCGTCGACGGGGACATCGCCAGCGTCCTGCTGGCCGGCTACGAATCCTTCGCCGCCCTGGACGAGGTCTTTCGGCCA